Proteins from a genomic interval of Coraliomargarita sinensis:
- a CDS encoding segregation and condensation protein A — protein sequence MEEALVPNNDFAIRLPAFEGPLDLLLYLIRRNEVDIYDIPIQRVTEQYIEILGSMEKLDLEIAGEFFVMASTLMYIKSRMLLPKKDQGANEDVEDEELDPRWELVQQLLEYRKFKEAAEDIQKLILNSNDLIARIGPKEAVEAVERPLKPVDRVDLWNTFNQVLRRLAERITEGEIHAEQVTVADRMELILKRIEEEPNFLFSELFESTTTLTTIVASFLAVLELTRLGKIRLQQDVAFADIRCERAE from the coding sequence ATGGAAGAAGCACTTGTTCCCAATAATGATTTTGCGATCCGGCTGCCCGCGTTCGAGGGGCCTTTGGATCTGCTGCTGTACCTGATCCGGAGGAACGAAGTCGATATCTACGACATCCCCATCCAGCGGGTGACCGAGCAGTATATCGAGATTCTGGGATCCATGGAAAAACTCGACCTTGAGATCGCCGGGGAGTTTTTCGTCATGGCTTCGACCCTGATGTATATCAAAAGCCGCATGCTGCTGCCCAAAAAGGACCAGGGAGCCAACGAGGATGTGGAAGACGAAGAGCTCGATCCACGCTGGGAACTCGTCCAACAGCTACTGGAATACCGCAAGTTCAAGGAAGCTGCGGAAGACATCCAGAAACTGATCCTCAACAGCAACGACCTCATTGCCCGCATCGGCCCGAAAGAAGCGGTCGAAGCCGTCGAACGCCCTTTGAAACCCGTCGACCGGGTCGACTTATGGAATACCTTCAATCAGGTGCTACGCCGTTTGGCCGAGCGCATAACCGAGGGGGAAATCCATGCCGAGCAGGTGACGGTGGCCGACCGGATGGAGTTGATCCTGAAACGGATCGAAGAGGAACCGAATTTTCTCTTTTCCGAGCTTTTCGAATCGACCACCACATTGACGACCATCGTCGCCTCCTTCCTGGCCGTTCTGGAACTGACTCGACTCGGTAAAATCCGCCTGCAGCAAGATGTTGCTTTTGCCGATATACGTTGCGAACGTGCGGAATAA
- the trxA gene encoding thioredoxin, whose product MSDKITELDSSNFESTVSAGSAPVVVDFWAPWCGPCKAIAPILEELADELGDAVKICKVNVDNNSDIAGKYEIRAIPTILIFKDGKVADTVVGLSSKEDLKAKLA is encoded by the coding sequence ATGTCTGATAAAATCACCGAACTCGACAGTTCTAACTTCGAATCTACCGTATCCGCTGGTTCCGCTCCGGTCGTTGTTGATTTCTGGGCGCCATGGTGTGGCCCCTGTAAAGCAATTGCTCCCATTCTCGAAGAATTGGCGGATGAACTCGGCGACGCCGTAAAAATCTGCAAGGTCAACGTGGACAATAACAGCGATATCGCTGGTAAATATGAGATCCGCGCCATCCCCACCATCCTGATTTTCAAGGACGGCAAGGTAGCCGACACCGTTGTCGGCCTTTCCTCCAAAGAAGATCTCAAGGCAAAGCTGGCCTAG
- a CDS encoding UDP-N-acetylmuramate--L-alanine ligase encodes MRVYFMGICGTAMGNAALLLKEQGHEVLGADSGIYPPMSDVLADAGIEVLVGFSAERLAELKPDQIVIGNAMSRGNVEVEWVLDQSDISYVSLPQLFHQTILAGRRPVVIAGTHGKTTTSTLTAYLLKQTGARPGWLIGGLPNDLSSGACLGEGRPFVIEGDEYDSAFFDKRSKFIHYRPQVAVLNNLEFDHADIFRDLEDVKRTFRHFLRIVPGSGHVLVNTDDENLTSLLPVSWTQVHRVGTGPESDLLIRNFRDSPEGASFDLVWKEKLWAQVGWSMHGLFNARNAAMAALAAALAEGLEDPTQLDLSSLDHFNGVKRRQDVLARTPAWTVIEDFAHHPTAVAGAIEALRAAYPEATLTACFEPRSNSAVTKRFESGFTEALSGADRVYLGPVHRAERIPPEERLDTGHIASRLAAGGLAARAFDENSALLEQVQSDMRSEPGGLIVYFTNGSFDAVPKKTAEFALGGLDKV; translated from the coding sequence ATGCGCGTCTACTTCATGGGCATTTGCGGGACGGCCATGGGCAACGCCGCATTGCTGCTCAAAGAGCAGGGCCATGAAGTGCTCGGGGCCGACAGCGGGATTTACCCGCCTATGTCGGATGTTCTCGCCGATGCGGGCATCGAGGTCCTGGTAGGCTTCAGTGCCGAGCGTTTGGCGGAGCTCAAGCCCGATCAAATCGTGATCGGCAATGCCATGAGCCGCGGGAATGTTGAGGTCGAGTGGGTGCTCGATCAATCAGACATTTCCTATGTGTCGCTTCCTCAGCTCTTTCATCAAACGATTCTGGCGGGCCGGAGGCCTGTGGTGATTGCCGGAACGCACGGCAAGACAACGACTTCGACATTGACTGCGTATTTACTCAAACAGACCGGTGCCCGGCCCGGCTGGTTGATCGGTGGTCTGCCGAATGACTTATCCAGCGGCGCATGTCTGGGGGAAGGCCGCCCTTTTGTGATTGAAGGGGATGAGTATGACTCCGCTTTTTTTGATAAGCGCAGTAAGTTCATCCATTATCGTCCACAGGTCGCAGTCTTGAATAACCTGGAGTTTGATCACGCCGACATCTTTCGGGATCTGGAAGATGTGAAGCGGACCTTCCGGCACTTTTTACGTATTGTGCCCGGCTCCGGCCATGTGCTGGTCAATACGGACGACGAGAATCTGACCAGTCTGCTTCCGGTCTCGTGGACCCAAGTTCACCGCGTGGGTACTGGTCCAGAGAGTGATCTGCTGATTCGCAATTTCCGGGACAGTCCCGAGGGGGCAAGTTTTGATCTGGTCTGGAAGGAAAAGCTGTGGGCTCAGGTCGGCTGGTCGATGCACGGTCTTTTTAACGCACGCAATGCCGCGATGGCTGCCCTGGCGGCGGCACTGGCAGAGGGGCTTGAAGACCCGACCCAGCTGGACTTATCCAGTCTGGATCATTTTAACGGAGTCAAGCGGCGACAGGATGTGCTGGCCAGGACCCCGGCCTGGACGGTGATCGAGGATTTCGCGCATCACCCGACAGCCGTTGCCGGAGCGATCGAAGCATTGCGCGCGGCTTACCCGGAGGCGACTCTGACCGCTTGTTTCGAGCCCCGCAGTAACAGCGCCGTGACCAAACGCTTTGAATCCGGTTTTACCGAGGCGCTGAGCGGAGCCGACCGCGTCTATCTGGGCCCGGTTCATCGCGCGGAACGCATACCACCGGAGGAGCGGTTGGACACCGGTCACATAGCCAGCCGTCTGGCTGCCGGCGGTCTTGCCGCCCGTGCGTTTGACGAAAATTCAGCTCTTCTGGAACAGGTTCAGAGTGATATGCGAAGCGAGCCGGGTGGTTTGATTGTTTATTTCACCAACGGATCCTTTGACGCTGTGCCCAAAAAAACCGCCGAGTTTGCGCTCGGCGGTTTGGATAAAGTTTAG
- the fabD gene encoding ACP S-malonyltransferase, which yields MAIGLLFSGQGAQQIGMGRSLCEHSKTAEALYDQANEVLGWDLKKICFEGPDEALTETKVCQPALYVQGYAIFALLQEQRKLEEFKAACGLSLGELTALAAAGVYDFSTGLKLVAERGRLMQLACDATKGTMAAVIGGSAEDVRAFCEEFDIEIANLNCPGQIVISGEHDKVMEAVAASKGRFKLCKPLNVAGAYHSRLMVSARDAFAQFIEDFEFKAPTVEVYTNVTGGRVSEPDTIKDCLVKQIVSSVRFEDCLRNMASENELSDFYECGPGKVLAGFAKRIDKTLNVSQVAEYAEITG from the coding sequence ATGGCAATAGGACTACTTTTTTCCGGACAGGGCGCACAACAGATCGGCATGGGCCGCTCCCTGTGTGAACATTCAAAGACCGCCGAGGCACTTTACGATCAGGCCAACGAGGTGCTCGGATGGGATTTGAAGAAAATTTGTTTCGAGGGACCGGACGAGGCGCTGACCGAGACAAAGGTCTGCCAGCCGGCCCTCTACGTACAGGGCTACGCGATATTCGCCCTGCTGCAGGAGCAGAGAAAACTCGAGGAATTCAAAGCGGCCTGCGGCCTGAGCCTGGGTGAACTGACGGCGCTTGCAGCCGCAGGTGTTTACGACTTCAGCACCGGCTTGAAGCTTGTAGCCGAGCGCGGTCGTCTGATGCAGCTCGCCTGTGATGCCACCAAGGGCACCATGGCGGCGGTCATCGGTGGAAGCGCCGAGGATGTGCGCGCTTTCTGCGAGGAGTTTGATATCGAGATCGCCAATCTGAACTGCCCCGGACAAATCGTTATCTCTGGTGAGCACGATAAGGTCATGGAAGCGGTCGCCGCGTCCAAGGGCCGATTCAAGCTTTGCAAGCCGCTCAATGTGGCCGGTGCCTATCACAGCCGCCTCATGGTTTCGGCGCGCGATGCGTTTGCCCAATTCATTGAGGACTTTGAATTCAAAGCCCCCACGGTCGAAGTGTACACCAATGTGACCGGCGGGCGTGTCTCGGAACCGGACACCATCAAAGATTGCCTGGTCAAGCAGATCGTATCCTCCGTTCGTTTCGAAGACTGTTTGCGTAACATGGCTTCCGAAAACGAATTGTCCGACTTCTACGAATGCGGACCGGGCAAGGTGCTGGCCGGCTTTGCCAAACGCATCGATAAGACACTGAATGTGTCTCAGGTGGCGGAGTACGCAGAAATTACCGGATAA
- the cysE gene encoding serine O-acetyltransferase, whose protein sequence is MNSIDLEAHWTELRERAEQIVAQEPVLQILLNETVLDRSSFAECLTYRITRKLVNHGASIEVLHNVFMEAFENSPSILEQVACDMIAANERDPACPDVLTPLLYFKGFQALVCYRISHYLWKVARRDFALYLQSLIAETFSVDIHPAAEISCGILLDHATGFVAGETAVIEHDVSILHEVTLGGTGKERGDRHPKVRSGVLLGAGAKILGNVEIGEGSKVGAGSVVLKDVPPHVSVAGVPAKIIGKMKVPNPAHDMRH, encoded by the coding sequence ATGAATTCTATCGACCTTGAAGCCCACTGGACGGAACTGCGTGAGCGTGCCGAACAAATCGTGGCGCAGGAACCCGTTCTGCAAATTCTGCTCAACGAAACCGTGCTGGACCGCAGCAGTTTTGCCGAGTGCCTGACCTATCGCATCACGCGAAAACTTGTGAATCACGGCGCCTCGATCGAGGTTCTCCACAACGTTTTCATGGAGGCCTTCGAGAATTCCCCCTCGATCCTCGAACAGGTGGCCTGCGACATGATTGCCGCCAATGAGCGCGACCCCGCCTGCCCGGACGTGCTGACCCCCCTGCTCTATTTCAAGGGATTCCAGGCGCTGGTCTGCTATCGAATTTCCCACTATCTTTGGAAAGTCGCGCGCAGGGACTTTGCCCTCTACCTGCAAAGCCTCATAGCCGAGACCTTCAGTGTCGACATCCATCCGGCAGCGGAAATTTCCTGCGGCATCCTGCTCGACCACGCTACCGGGTTTGTGGCCGGAGAAACGGCGGTCATCGAGCACGACGTCTCTATCCTCCACGAGGTGACACTCGGCGGCACCGGCAAGGAACGCGGTGACCGGCACCCCAAGGTTCGGTCCGGAGTGCTGCTCGGTGCCGGTGCCAAGATCCTCGGCAATGTGGAAATCGGTGAAGGCTCGAAAGTCGGTGCCGGCAGCGTGGTGCTGAAGGATGTGCCGCCCCATGTCAGCGTAGCCGGCGTCCCGGCTAAAATCATAGGCAAAATGAAGGTACCCAACCCGGCGCACGACATGCGCCACTAA